One part of the Enterococcus sp. DIV1094 genome encodes these proteins:
- a CDS encoding peptidase U32 family protein yields MTTKRKLKRPEVLAPAGTLEKLKTAIHYGADAVYIGGNAYGLRSRAGNFTYEEMAEGVAFAKEHQAKVYVAANMVTHEGNDEGAGEFFRNLRDVGISAVIVSDPALIEICATEAPGLPIHLSTQASATNYETLEFWKEEGLERVVLAREVSMEEVAEIRRHTDVEIEAFIHGAMCISYSGRCTLSNHMSMRDANRGGCSQSCRWKYELYDLPFGQERHTLTDAGEVEEEFSMSAVDMSMIEHIPDLIENGVDSFKIEGRMKSIHYVSTVANVYKAAVDSYMEDPENYVCKQEWIDELWKVAQRELATGFYYNTPSENEQLFGERRKIPVYKFVGEVLSYDEETKIATIRQRNLFSVGDEIEFYGPGFTHFSQMVDVMYNEEGESIDRAPNPMMILTMPVAQPVKPGDMIRKRK; encoded by the coding sequence ATGACAACAAAAAGAAAACTAAAGCGTCCGGAAGTTTTAGCTCCGGCAGGCACACTTGAAAAACTAAAGACAGCGATCCATTATGGGGCAGATGCTGTTTATATTGGTGGTAATGCCTATGGTTTGCGTAGCCGTGCGGGCAACTTTACTTATGAAGAAATGGCAGAAGGCGTGGCATTCGCAAAGGAACATCAAGCGAAAGTCTATGTGGCAGCGAATATGGTCACACATGAAGGAAACGATGAAGGGGCAGGAGAATTTTTCCGTAACCTACGGGATGTAGGGATTTCTGCGGTGATCGTGTCTGACCCAGCATTGATCGAGATCTGTGCAACGGAAGCACCAGGTTTACCGATCCATCTATCGACCCAGGCTTCTGCTACGAACTACGAAACATTGGAATTCTGGAAAGAAGAAGGCTTAGAACGTGTCGTTTTAGCTCGGGAAGTTTCGATGGAAGAAGTTGCTGAGATTCGCCGTCATACTGATGTAGAGATCGAAGCGTTCATTCACGGCGCAATGTGTATCTCTTATTCAGGACGGTGTACTTTGTCGAATCATATGTCGATGCGTGATGCCAATCGTGGTGGCTGTTCACAATCTTGCCGTTGGAAATATGAATTATACGACTTACCGTTTGGTCAAGAAAGACATACATTGACGGATGCAGGTGAAGTCGAAGAAGAGTTTTCGATGAGTGCGGTGGATATGTCAATGATCGAACATATTCCTGATTTGATCGAAAATGGTGTCGATAGTTTTAAAATCGAAGGTCGCATGAAGTCGATCCATTATGTGTCAACAGTCGCCAATGTCTATAAAGCAGCCGTTGATAGTTATATGGAAGATCCTGAAAACTATGTTTGCAAACAAGAATGGATCGATGAATTATGGAAAGTAGCGCAACGAGAACTAGCAACAGGATTTTATTACAATACACCTAGTGAAAATGAGCAGTTGTTTGGTGAACGACGTAAGATCCCTGTTTATAAATTTGTCGGAGAAGTCTTGTCGTATGATGAGGAAACGAAAATTGCGACGATCCGTCAGAGAAATCTCTTTTCTGTAGGGGATGAAATCGAATTTTATGGTCCAGGATTTACTCATTTTAGTCAAATGGTCGACGTGATGTACAATGAAGAAGGGGAATCCATCGATCGGGCACCAAATCCTATGATGATTTTGACGATGCCGGTGGCACAACCTGTTAAACCTGGAGATATGATTAGAAAAAGAAAATAA
- a CDS encoding peptidase U32 family protein: protein MIEIITTIESMKQAEALLEAGTDTLYFGEERFGLRLPASFTREEQRELVELAHRYGKKVNIAVNGIIHPEKMKKIPEYLLFLKEINADMITVGDTGIIYTMRKNPELSLPYVFDAETLVTSARQINFWAKKGAISAVLAREVPFDEMKEMESKLLIPVETLVYGATCIHQSKRPLLQNYYNYTQQDEKKDRERGLFLAEPKKEDTHYSIYEDSHGTHIFANNDINLSNELAQLYAHHFRTWKLDGVFTPGEAFVAITKLFVKAKQALLADTWTEDMAQEMTNKINGLHPANRGLDTGFFYIDPESIK, encoded by the coding sequence ATGATCGAAATCATAACTACTATAGAGTCAATGAAACAAGCAGAAGCATTGCTTGAGGCAGGCACTGACACCCTGTATTTTGGGGAAGAACGCTTTGGCCTGCGCTTACCAGCTTCTTTTACAAGAGAAGAGCAACGCGAATTAGTCGAGCTTGCACATCGTTACGGTAAAAAAGTAAATATAGCTGTCAATGGGATCATTCACCCTGAAAAAATGAAAAAAATTCCAGAGTATCTGCTGTTTTTAAAAGAGATCAATGCGGATATGATCACAGTTGGTGATACTGGGATCATCTATACTATGCGAAAAAATCCAGAATTGAGTCTTCCTTATGTTTTTGATGCAGAAACATTAGTCACTAGTGCAAGACAAATCAATTTTTGGGCAAAAAAAGGGGCGATTTCTGCTGTGTTGGCACGTGAAGTCCCATTTGATGAGATGAAAGAAATGGAAAGCAAATTGCTGATACCTGTCGAAACGCTTGTGTACGGAGCTACATGCATCCATCAATCGAAGCGTCCGTTGTTACAGAATTACTATAACTACACGCAACAGGACGAAAAGAAAGATCGTGAAAGAGGGCTCTTTCTCGCTGAACCTAAAAAAGAAGACACGCATTATTCAATTTATGAAGATTCACATGGCACGCATATTTTTGCCAATAATGACATTAATTTAAGCAATGAACTTGCCCAACTTTATGCGCATCATTTCCGTACGTGGAAATTAGATGGCGTGTTTACACCAGGTGAAGCATTTGTTGCGATCACTAAATTATTTGTCAAAGCAAAACAAGCGTTACTAGCAGACACATGGACAGAGGACATGGCACAAGAAATGACGAATAAGATCAATGGATTACATCCAGCGAATCGAGGACTTGATACAGGTTTCTTTTATATTGATCCTGAATCTATCAAGTAA
- a CDS encoding ATP-dependent Clp protease ATP-binding subunit — translation MAEIFTERAQRVLEIAQEEAKRFKHQAVSSEHILLALVIEPDGIAGKVLREMKLNEKDIYEEIEHLVGYGTVKTYAKGALLPYSPRMKQIFALANSEVNKMGAQKVGTEHILLSLLKDESIMATRIMINLGISLSKVRQSLKRTMGTDSNSGGIRRRNPQEKRAMTQGTPTLDSLARDLTKLAKENRLDPVVGRSREVKRLIQILSRRTKNNPVLVGEPGVGKTAIAEGLAQKIILGEVPEEMRTKRLMMLDMGALVAGTKYRGEFEDRMKKVIDEIYHDGQVILFIDELHTLIGAGGAEGAIDASNILKPALARGELQTIGATTLDEYQKYIEKDSALERRFARIQVDEPTADEAEEILRGLRSRYEEHHHVEITDEAVRAAVNLSVRYITSRQLPDKAIDLIDESAAKVRLEQADDLSETAILKQEIEQLNKDKERAIQKQDFETAAHLRRQEKSLMKKLEKRLAIEAKHKNGFADRVTEEDVATVVSEWTGVPLQQLEKKESQRLLELEALLHERVVGQDEAVKAVSRAIRRARSGLKDPNRPIGSFMFLGPTGVGKTELAKALSEVMFGEEDALIRVDMSEFMEKYSTSRLIGSPPGYVGYDEGGQLTEKIRQKPYSVILLDEVEKAHPDVFNLLLQVLDDGHLTDAKGRKVDFRNTIMIMTSNIGATQIREEKNVGFNVQDITKDHQAMQKRILEELKKAFRPEFLNRIDETVVFHSLTKDEVHAIVQIMSQSIVKRLKEQDIQVKITPAAVDVIGKVGFDPEYGARPLRRALQKEVEDRLSEALLGGEIHLGDQITVGASKGKITVNVREPKKVTAKV, via the coding sequence ATGGCAGAGATATTTACAGAAAGAGCGCAACGTGTCTTAGAAATTGCCCAAGAAGAAGCAAAACGCTTCAAACATCAAGCGGTAAGTTCAGAACATATATTGTTGGCTTTAGTGATCGAACCTGATGGGATTGCTGGAAAAGTATTACGAGAAATGAAATTAAATGAAAAAGATATTTACGAAGAAATCGAACATTTAGTCGGTTATGGGACAGTGAAAACTTATGCAAAAGGTGCATTACTACCTTATTCCCCTCGGATGAAACAAATTTTTGCTTTGGCAAATAGCGAAGTGAATAAAATGGGCGCACAAAAGGTAGGCACTGAACATATTTTACTTAGTCTATTAAAAGATGAAAGTATCATGGCTACACGTATCATGATCAACCTTGGCATCAGTTTGAGTAAAGTTCGTCAGTCATTGAAGCGTACGATGGGTACAGACTCGAACAGTGGTGGTATTCGCCGTCGTAATCCCCAAGAAAAACGTGCAATGACACAAGGAACCCCGACATTGGATTCTTTAGCTAGAGATTTAACAAAGTTAGCAAAAGAAAACAGACTAGATCCAGTCGTAGGACGTTCAAGAGAAGTCAAACGCTTGATCCAAATCCTTAGTCGTCGAACAAAAAACAATCCCGTATTGGTGGGGGAACCTGGTGTTGGTAAAACAGCGATTGCGGAAGGTTTAGCTCAAAAAATTATTTTAGGTGAAGTCCCTGAAGAAATGCGAACAAAACGTTTGATGATGTTAGACATGGGTGCATTGGTCGCTGGAACGAAGTATCGTGGTGAATTTGAAGATCGAATGAAAAAAGTAATTGATGAAATTTATCATGACGGTCAAGTGATCCTCTTTATTGATGAGCTACACACGTTGATCGGCGCAGGTGGGGCAGAAGGTGCGATCGATGCCTCGAATATTTTGAAGCCGGCATTAGCGCGTGGTGAGTTACAGACGATCGGTGCAACCACATTAGATGAATACCAAAAATATATTGAAAAAGATTCTGCATTAGAGCGACGTTTTGCACGTATCCAAGTAGATGAACCGACAGCGGATGAAGCAGAAGAAATCTTACGTGGCCTACGTTCACGCTATGAAGAACATCATCATGTGGAGATCACAGATGAAGCCGTGCGAGCAGCGGTCAATCTGTCTGTTCGTTATATCACTTCTAGACAATTACCGGATAAAGCAATCGACTTGATCGATGAATCGGCAGCAAAAGTTCGATTGGAGCAAGCAGATGATTTGTCAGAAACGGCGATCTTGAAGCAAGAGATCGAACAATTGAACAAAGACAAAGAGCGTGCCATTCAAAAGCAAGATTTTGAAACTGCTGCGCATCTACGTAGACAAGAAAAAAGCTTAATGAAGAAATTAGAAAAACGATTAGCGATCGAAGCAAAACATAAAAATGGCTTTGCAGATCGTGTCACTGAAGAAGATGTGGCTACTGTTGTTTCTGAATGGACAGGTGTGCCATTGCAACAGTTAGAGAAGAAAGAAAGTCAACGATTGTTGGAGCTAGAAGCCTTACTTCACGAACGTGTCGTTGGACAAGATGAAGCAGTTAAAGCTGTGTCTCGTGCCATTCGTCGGGCGCGTAGTGGCTTAAAAGATCCAAATCGTCCAATTGGTTCCTTCATGTTTTTAGGCCCAACAGGGGTAGGGAAAACAGAGCTTGCGAAAGCATTGTCGGAAGTGATGTTTGGTGAAGAGGATGCCTTGATTCGTGTTGATATGTCCGAGTTCATGGAAAAATATAGTACGAGCCGCTTGATTGGTTCACCGCCAGGTTATGTGGGATATGATGAAGGCGGACAATTGACAGAAAAAATCCGTCAAAAACCTTACTCAGTTATCTTGCTAGACGAAGTGGAAAAAGCTCATCCAGATGTCTTCAATCTATTGTTACAAGTATTAGATGATGGTCATTTAACCGATGCTAAAGGAAGAAAAGTCGACTTTAGAAATACGATCATGATTATGACTTCTAATATTGGAGCAACACAAATTCGAGAAGAAAAAAATGTTGGCTTCAATGTACAAGATATTACAAAGGATCATCAAGCGATGCAAAAACGGATACTTGAAGAGTTGAAGAAAGCTTTTCGTCCTGAATTCTTGAACCGTATCGATGAAACAGTTGTGTTCCATTCATTAACAAAAGACGAGGTCCATGCGATTGTTCAAATCATGAGCCAATCGATCGTCAAGCGATTGAAAGAACAAGATATCCAAGTGAAAATCACACCAGCGGCAGTTGATGTGATCGGCAAAGTCGGTTTTGATCCAGAGTATGGCGCACGTCCTCTAAGACGGGCATTGCAAAAAGAAGTAGAAGATCGCTTGAGCGAAGCATTACTTGGCGGTGAGATCCATTTAGGAGATCAAATCACTGTCGGCGCTTCGAAAGGTAAAATCACGGTAAATGTACGTGAACCTAAAAAAGTGACTGCTAAAGTATGA